The nucleotide window CCGCCCTTGCCCTCCTTATCGCCCGGATACCAGTTCTGGACCGTCGAGTACTTGATCTGGGCGTCGTCGTGGGCGATCAGCTCCACGACCGCCGCGTGCAACTGGTTCACGTCCCGCATCGGGGCGGTGCACCCTTCCAGGTAGCTCACATAGGCCCCTTCATCGGCGATGATCAGGGTCCGCTCGAACTGGCCCGTCTCGGCGGCGTTGATCCGGAAGTAGGTCGAAAGCTCCATCGGGCAGCGTACGCCTTTCGGGATATAGCAGAACGACCCGTCGCTGAAGACGGCGGAGTTCAGCGTGGCAAAGAAGTTATCAGTGTAGGGCACCACCGATCCGAGGTACTTCCTGACCAGGTCCGGGTGGTTCTGCACCGCCTCGGAAAAGGAGCAGAAGATGATCCCCATCTCGCCGAGTTTCTCCTTAAACGTCGTGGCCACCGAGACGCTGTCAAACACCGCATCGACCGCGATGCCGCTGAGCCGCTTCCGCTCCGCCAAAGGGATGCCCAGCTTCTCGAACGTCTCCAGCAGCTTCGGATCGACCTCATTGAGGCTCTTGGGTCCCTCCGTCTGCCGCTTAGGCGCCGCATAGTACCGGATGCCCTGGTAGTCGATAGGTGGATATGTGACGTTGGCCCACTTCGGCTCCGCCTCTGACTTTTCCAGCTTCGCCCAATGCCGGTAGGCCTTCAGACGCCACTGCAGCATCCAGTCGGGCTCATTTTTCTTGGCGGAGATAAGACGAATGACCTCCTCGTTCAATCCGTGAGGAACAGCTTCCTCCTCGATCTCCGTCACAAACCCGTACTTATACTCCTGGTTAGCCAGGGCCTCAATCATCTTTGACTTACTGCTCACGATCTCTCCTTCTTCCGCACTTTTTCAACCTCACGCAACAGGAGGCCCGTTCACCGGTCCTGTTACTTGGGACCGACTGACCCTCCCGCCCGTAACAGTTAATATTAGCGTCAACAGTCTCTTTTTTCCATACATTTTCCGCATCGCGCCCTACCGCATTATCACTATCGGTGGCCTTTGTGGCGCACCGGCAGCCGCATTGACGATGCTGATCCTGGCGGCCAGACAGCCTGCAACCTCATGAAAGGCCCGCGCAACGGGCGAGTCAGTCGGCTCCATGGCCACGGGCCTTCCCTCGTCGCTGCTCTGGCGGATGTACGAATCAAGCGGAATCTCGCCCAGGAACGGGATCCCGGCCTTCTCGCTTGCCGCCTTCGCCCCGCCATGCCCGAAGATCTCCTCGCGGTGGCCGCACTGCGAGCAGGCATAGTAGCTCATATTCTCGACAATCCCCAGGATCGGAGTCTTGAGCTTTTCGAACATCAGGATGGCCTTGGAAGCGACCTCCAGCGCCACATCCTGAGGGGTGGAGACGATGACGGCGCCCGTAAGCGGAATCGTTTGGCACAGGCTCAGTTGGATGTCGCCCGTCCCTGGCGGCAGATCGATCACCAGGTAATCCAACTCCCCCCACTCGACGTGGCCCAGGAATTCCTGGACCATCTTGTGCAGCATGGGGCCTCGCCAGACCACCGCCTCATTCTTCGGCAGGAAGAACCCCATAGACATGATCTTCACACCATGCATCAGGGGTGGAATCATCTTCCCGGCTTCCGTCTGCTGCAACGAGCCACCACCGCCCATGAGCTTGGGAATGCACGGACCGTAGACGTCCGCATCCATGAGCCCGACCCTGGCGCCAGTCCGCATCAGGGCGACGGCCAGGTTCGCCGCCACTGTCGATTTGCCGACCCCCCCTTTGCCGCTGGCCACAGCCACTGTGTTCAGCACCCCAGGCAGGTACGATGATTGGGGCTCGCGGGAGGTGGTGACACGGGAGGTCATGGTCACCTCTACCTGCTCCACACCCGGGAGGGCGGCTACGACCTGCCTGGCGCCCTCTTCCATCTGCTTTCTGACCGGGCATGCGGGGGTCGTCAACTCGATGGCAAATCTCACCTTCCCGCCATCGATCTGCACGTCTCTGACGAAACCAAGCGAGACGATATCGCGATGGAGATCCGGATCCTGGATCTTGGCAAGCGCCTCAAGTACCGCCCGTTCTGTGACCATTTCGCTTCTTTTTGCCCCTTCTCCCTTAAGTTCACGGTTAGGCGGCTATATCGACTTGAGCCTCTCTCTGGATCCGATCAAGCCAGCTTTCCGTACGATCCCAGTCCGACGTCCCTACGCTCGGCAGCCGATCAATGTCGATAGTTGACACGAACTCTCGGACCGTGAAGCCGCAACGCGAACAGCGCTTATAGTAAAACTTGTTGTCGCC belongs to Candidatus Methylomirabilota bacterium and includes:
- the sufB gene encoding Fe-S cluster assembly protein SufB — translated: MSSKSKMIEALANQEYKYGFVTEIEEEAVPHGLNEEVIRLISAKKNEPDWMLQWRLKAYRHWAKLEKSEAEPKWANVTYPPIDYQGIRYYAAPKRQTEGPKSLNEVDPKLLETFEKLGIPLAERKRLSGIAVDAVFDSVSVATTFKEKLGEMGIIFCSFSEAVQNHPDLVRKYLGSVVPYTDNFFATLNSAVFSDGSFCYIPKGVRCPMELSTYFRINAAETGQFERTLIIADEGAYVSYLEGCTAPMRDVNQLHAAVVELIAHDDAQIKYSTVQNWYPGDKEGKGG
- a CDS encoding Mrp/NBP35 family ATP-binding protein, encoding MVTERAVLEALAKIQDPDLHRDIVSLGFVRDVQIDGGKVRFAIELTTPACPVRKQMEEGARQVVAALPGVEQVEVTMTSRVTTSREPQSSYLPGVLNTVAVASGKGGVGKSTVAANLAVALMRTGARVGLMDADVYGPCIPKLMGGGGSLQQTEAGKMIPPLMHGVKIMSMGFFLPKNEAVVWRGPMLHKMVQEFLGHVEWGELDYLVIDLPPGTGDIQLSLCQTIPLTGAVIVSTPQDVALEVASKAILMFEKLKTPILGIVENMSYYACSQCGHREEIFGHGGAKAASEKAGIPFLGEIPLDSYIRQSSDEGRPVAMEPTDSPVARAFHEVAGCLAARISIVNAAAGAPQRPPIVIMR